TTGCTGCCCGCCCTGATCGACCAGTGGAAGGCCCTGGCCGGCTGCGACCTGCACCTGCGCAGCCGGCCGCAGGCGGGCCGCCTGACCCACGACGCCGCCGTCTTCCGCCTGGCCTTCACGCCCACCGTCCTGGGCGAGGCGCTGGCGATGCGCATTCTCGAAGGAAAGGAGGGCGACATGTCCCTGGACGCGCTCGGGTTCGCGGCCGCGGATCTCGACCGGCTGAGGCGCCAGCTTCGCTCGCCCTTCGGGCTGGTCGTGGTGACCGGGATGACCGGTTCCGGCAAGACGACGACCCTGTATTCGTGCCTGCGGGAAGCTGCGGGGCCGGGCAACATGGTCGTGACGATCGAGGATCCGGTGGAGCTGGCACTGCCCGGCGTCGTGCAGATCCAGGCCGATGCCGACGCCGGCATGTCCTTTCCCGCGGGCCTGCGCGCCATCATGCAGTCGGATCCCGACATCGTGCTGGTCGGGGAGATACGCGACGCCGAGACGCTCACCCTCGTGCAGCAGCTTGCGGCCACGGGCCACGTGGTCATGACGGCGCTGCACACCGACGACGCCGCGAGCGCCCTGCTGCGTATGGTGGAGGTGGGCGGCAACGCGTTCCTCACCAGCGACGCCACGCGCGCCGTGGTCGCCCAGCGCCTGGTGCGCAAGCTCTGCCTGGCCTGCCGCCGTCCCGCGAAGCCCGACCCGGCGTTGCTGGCCGAGGCGCGGCGAGT
The DNA window shown above is from Candidatus Tanganyikabacteria bacterium and carries:
- the tadA gene encoding Flp pilus assembly complex ATPase component TadA gives rise to the protein MERDELLSLEEAVHRLGTTRPTLYRWLQGGRLRGIKVGRQWRFRPEDLEQFLAGEALRIDAPVDPAPLIRDLAARPGGGNGAGGDVPPVRRCVDLMISTALAARASDLHLSPLRRPGDDVPVGSLRLRIDGALQPWAECDVRLLPALIDQWKALAGCDLHLRSRPQAGRLTHDAAVFRLAFTPTVLGEALAMRILEGKEGDMSLDALGFAAADLDRLRRQLRSPFGLVVVTGMTGSGKTTTLYSCLREAAGPGNMVVTIEDPVELALPGVVQIQADADAGMSFPAGLRAIMQSDPDIVLVGEIRDAETLTLVQQLAATGHVVMTALHTDDAASALLRMVEVGGNAFLTSDATRAVVAQRLVRKLCLACRRPAKPDPALLAEARRVATFAWDSLPGDFREPAGCAECAGIGYRGRTILAEVLVMSSALRAALLRGAGREELRAIAVGEGMTPIASHGILRAARGEVSLGEVLGALAIA